A single window of Sulfurimonas crateris DNA harbors:
- a CDS encoding DUF3226 domain-containing protein — protein MNKLIVESKNDKYFVEALINALNLNELEVDEPLCNVDEYICLDGIDNLKHKLKDLKLDNIDRLGIILDADEVGVLKRIEQINKVLKELNINIELEKINEFRKDKNLDISIACHILNIDGKGELENILKQIAKNDTVFADCLESWKKCLEDNDKGMSQKDFLKFWVNNYIRFDTCTKEEQKQIGKKCSFQSAMQKDIWDFEHSVLDSLKKFLQSMKNNEIGNKQ, from the coding sequence GTGAATAAACTTATAGTAGAAAGTAAAAATGACAAGTACTTTGTTGAAGCTTTGATAAATGCACTCAATCTCAATGAGCTAGAGGTAGATGAACCTTTGTGCAATGTAGATGAATATATCTGTTTAGACGGTATAGATAACCTTAAACATAAACTAAAAGACCTCAAGCTTGATAATATAGATAGATTAGGAATCATTTTAGATGCTGATGAAGTTGGTGTTTTAAAAAGAATAGAACAAATAAATAAAGTACTAAAAGAGTTAAATATAAATATAGAGCTTGAAAAGATAAATGAATTTAGAAAAGATAAAAATCTGGATATAAGCATCGCATGCCATATACTCAACATTGATGGAAAGGGCGAACTAGAAAATATACTCAAACAAATAGCAAAAAATGATACCGTATTTGCTGATTGTTTAGAGAGTTGGAAAAAATGCTTAGAAGATAATGATAAAGGGATGTCTCAAAAAGACTTTTTAAAATTTTGGGTAAACAATTATATACGATTTGATACATGTACCAAAGAGGAGCAAAAACAGATTGGTAAAAAGTGTAGCTTTCAAAGTGCTATGCAAAAAGATATTTGGGATTTTGAGCATAGTGTACTTGACAGTCTAAAAAAGTTTTTACAAAGTATGAAAAATAATGAAATAGGAAATAAACAATGA
- a CDS encoding EamA family transporter, whose product MTVVLIIINILFTTVGQLLLKYAAIKNNSKLFLATGYFLFVLVVVASYFLMKLIDLKYFTVIMSLNYVTVFLLSAWIFKEELNKVKITGVFLVIIGIVIFSFGGQV is encoded by the coding sequence ATGACAGTTGTTTTAATAATCATAAATATTTTATTTACTACTGTAGGGCAACTATTACTAAAATACGCAGCTATTAAGAACAACAGTAAGCTATTTTTAGCAACTGGATATTTTTTATTTGTGTTAGTTGTTGTAGCATCATATTTTTTAATGAAGTTGATAGACTTGAAATATTTTACAGTCATAATGAGTTTAAATTATGTGACAGTTTTTCTTTTATCGGCCTGGATATTTAAAGAAGAATTAAATAAAGTCAAAATAACAGGTGTTTTTCTTGTTATAATCGGTATAGTTATTTTTAGTTTTGGAGGTCAAGTTTGA
- a CDS encoding putative phage abortive infection protein produces MSILNCFNDKLDKIFKKIVSNDTNENTLFSLFKLALIGIAIVFAFNLLFNREGLGAWGDFFGGVLNPILTFLTFMGLLITIVLQQKELKEARGEFARQSEALEKQQYEMTVQSFDNKFFQMLELFNFVKINVKSEFDFKKQREKLESFIVETIEQNQQNIDKNYYSFFESNFVRFNNEYDTSFKYYFLNLFQLLKYIDDNADSLEEAKEYSNIIRAQLSKDELVLLLLNCIGVQKFTTDDYQKLVEKFEFFEHLRWNDLTINKKMNPVIDALVVKYDRKVFGKNDGMLQEFEYAQERTKNKDKTNDTI; encoded by the coding sequence ATGAGTATCCTTAACTGCTTCAACGATAAATTAGATAAAATCTTCAAAAAAATAGTATCAAACGATACAAATGAAAATACTCTTTTTTCTTTATTTAAACTTGCATTGATTGGTATAGCTATAGTTTTTGCTTTTAATCTTCTTTTTAACCGCGAGGGACTCGGTGCTTGGGGAGATTTTTTTGGTGGTGTGCTTAATCCTATTTTGACCTTTCTTACATTTATGGGATTGCTTATTACTATAGTGCTACAACAAAAAGAGCTAAAAGAAGCAAGGGGTGAGTTTGCAAGACAAAGTGAGGCACTCGAAAAACAACAGTATGAGATGACAGTCCAAAGCTTTGACAATAAATTTTTTCAGATGTTAGAACTTTTTAATTTTGTAAAAATAAATGTAAAAAGTGAATTTGATTTTAAAAAACAAAGAGAGAAATTAGAAAGCTTTATTGTAGAAACAATAGAACAAAATCAACAAAATATTGATAAGAATTACTACAGCTTTTTTGAGTCAAACTTTGTAAGATTTAATAATGAATATGACACCTCATTTAAATACTATTTTCTTAACTTGTTTCAACTTTTAAAGTATATCGATGACAATGCAGATAGTTTAGAAGAAGCCAAAGAGTATTCAAATATCATAAGAGCTCAATTATCAAAAGATGAGTTGGTACTGTTGCTTTTAAATTGTATTGGGGTGCAAAAGTTTACAACAGATGATTATCAAAAGTTAGTAGAAAAGTTTGAGTTTTTTGAACATTTGCGATGGAATGATTTGACAATCAATAAAAAGATGAATCCAGTAATAGATGCCTTGGTTGTAAAGTATGACAGAAAAGTTTTTGGAAAAAATGACGGGATGCTACAAGAGTTTGAATATGCTCAAGAAAGAACTAAAAATAAGGATAAAACAAATGATACCATTTAA
- a CDS encoding AAA family ATPase, with translation MLNNIYIDNFKLFKDVEVKELKRVNLVGGKNNVGKTSFLEALSLNVSAIDFNVLLMSIKNIIQRRNNFIEFDMFHQGENKLTIKSDKKEVLLTYIDDPSGVILTLSIDKKEEKIFLTDILTRQITFNKYRPTKINYIISGYVSMDLLIDFYASLVNEGKDELLNESLRLFDKNIISIIQITQGNPVFKVKMNNMQKPIMLSSLGEGVNRFMSIICAIWASKDGYLFIDEIENGIHYTNYLKLWKIIFEISKEANCQLFISTHSKECIEAFNEINSNDDGVYFEIYKNKKEKAVVKPRDHEQLAYSLTHNGSFRGE, from the coding sequence ATGTTAAACAATATATATATAGACAACTTTAAACTCTTTAAAGATGTAGAGGTAAAAGAGCTTAAGAGAGTGAATTTAGTAGGTGGAAAAAACAATGTTGGAAAAACATCTTTTTTAGAAGCTTTAAGTCTGAATGTATCGGCTATAGATTTTAATGTTTTGCTTATGAGTATAAAAAATATCATACAAAGGCGAAACAACTTTATAGAGTTTGATATGTTTCATCAAGGTGAAAACAAACTTACTATAAAAAGTGATAAAAAAGAGGTTTTACTTACATACATAGATGATCCATCTGGAGTTATATTGACCTTGAGTATAGATAAAAAAGAAGAGAAGATTTTTTTAACAGATATTTTAACAAGACAAATAACATTTAACAAATATAGACCCACAAAGATTAATTATATAATCTCTGGTTATGTAAGCATGGATCTTTTGATAGATTTTTATGCTTCGCTTGTCAATGAGGGAAAAGATGAACTTCTCAATGAATCTTTGAGATTATTTGATAAAAATATTATTTCTATTATCCAAATCACTCAAGGCAATCCTGTGTTTAAAGTAAAGATGAACAATATGCAAAAGCCTATTATGCTTTCATCGTTGGGTGAAGGGGTCAATCGATTTATGTCTATCATCTGTGCTATTTGGGCTAGTAAAGATGGGTATCTTTTTATAGATGAGATAGAAAATGGAATCCACTATACAAATTATCTTAAGCTTTGGAAGATTATCTTTGAGATATCCAAAGAGGCAAATTGTCAACTTTTTATCTCTACACACTCAAAAGAGTGTATAGAAGCTTTCAATGAGATAAATAGTAATGATGATGGTGTTTACTTTGAGATCTATAAAAACAAAAAAGAAAAAGCAGTAGTCAAACCAAGAGATCATGAGCAGCTTGCGTATTCTCTAACTCACAATGGGAGTTTTAGAGGTGAATAA
- a CDS encoding glycosyltransferase family 2 protein has translation MSSNISILLSTYNGSKYLKNQLDSLFAQTYKDFEILARDDGSSDDTVEILSSYNVKVLNTGENLGAKMSFAALLEYAVNNSASEYFMFCDQDDVWNTDKIEKTLAKMQEMEKEHGDIPLLVHTDLEVVDEGLHTLGSSFMAYQNLPAQKSTLNYLLMQNNITGCTVMINKSLAIKSLPMPKECMMHDGWVGLVASRFGKIGYVDEATIKYVQHSKNSLGAKKFDIGFVLKHIFKKYSISKNTMQAEAFLKQFEDELDKQTKKMLQDFITLEQKTFWQKRVVLWQHRLLKYGFLRNAGLFLKI, from the coding sequence TTGAGCAGTAACATATCCATACTTCTATCTACATATAACGGCTCAAAATATCTAAAGAATCAATTAGATTCGTTATTTGCTCAAACATATAAAGATTTTGAGATACTTGCTCGCGACGATGGCAGTAGTGACGATACGGTGGAAATTCTCAGTTCTTATAATGTAAAAGTTTTAAATACCGGAGAGAACCTGGGAGCAAAGATGAGTTTTGCTGCTCTTTTGGAGTACGCGGTAAATAATAGTGCCTCAGAGTACTTCATGTTTTGTGACCAGGATGATGTATGGAACACAGACAAGATAGAAAAAACACTGGCTAAAATGCAAGAGATGGAAAAAGAGCATGGGGATATTCCACTTTTGGTGCATACGGATTTGGAGGTGGTTGACGAGGGGCTTCATACTTTGGGCAGCTCTTTTATGGCATATCAAAATCTCCCTGCGCAAAAAAGTACGCTAAACTATCTTTTAATGCAAAACAACATTACGGGTTGTACTGTGATGATAAACAAAAGCCTAGCTATAAAAAGCTTGCCTATGCCAAAAGAGTGTATGATGCACGATGGGTGGGTTGGTCTTGTGGCTAGTCGGTTTGGTAAGATCGGCTATGTGGATGAAGCGACCATTAAGTATGTCCAACATTCAAAAAATAGTCTTGGCGCCAAAAAGTTTGACATAGGTTTTGTTCTAAAGCATATATTTAAAAAGTACTCAATAAGCAAAAACACTATGCAGGCAGAGGCATTTTTAAAGCAGTTTGAAGATGAATTAGATAAACAGACAAAAAAAATGCTTCAAGATTTTATAACCTTAGAGCAAAAAACATTTTGGCAAAAGAGAGTTGTTTTATGGCAGCACAGACTCTTAAAATATGGGTTTTTAAGAAATGCAGGACTTTTCTTAAAAATATAA
- a CDS encoding sulfotransferase family protein translates to MNRTFITGMGRSGTTLLDKLLSNHKNIEILSQPFPLLFTEAKKTFLKQNEIEKYYVLNDNVFDGDYKIEDFNFFLHTYEINYQTLEQLFEKMKSYSGQMTKVSFNLPKKETYTLLEVFDLILKNNLAKKDVHFFGAKEIMCEEFIPYLVQNGTRVVAIVRDPRDVVASVNYPQKEKYLGNKKPTLFVLRGWRRTIDYIKNLKNSKNIIYVKYEDLVTAPYEILAKVTDFLGTAPFEKNHFKKGIYDRDGELWKANTSFDTKTSFISSKSVGGYKNVLSDDEINYIESICKSEMELMGYSFDTQPNKGIIKTFKDFGVEASEHLDKEFSSLSENIEQEIKRYDATAN, encoded by the coding sequence TTTGCTATTTACAGAAGCAAAAAAAACTTTTTTAAAGCAAAATGAAATAGAAAAGTACTATGTGTTAAACGATAATGTGTTTGATGGAGATTATAAAATTGAAGATTTCAATTTTTTTCTTCATACCTATGAGATTAACTATCAAACGCTTGAACAGCTATTTGAGAAGATGAAGAGTTATTCAGGGCAAATGACAAAAGTTAGTTTTAATCTACCGAAAAAAGAAACTTATACTTTATTAGAAGTTTTTGACTTGATACTAAAAAATAATCTAGCAAAAAAAGATGTTCATTTCTTTGGTGCAAAAGAGATAATGTGTGAAGAGTTTATACCTTATTTGGTACAAAACGGTACAAGAGTTGTTGCTATAGTAAGAGATCCAAGGGATGTAGTAGCTTCTGTGAACTACCCTCAAAAAGAAAAATATTTAGGAAATAAAAAGCCAACATTATTTGTTTTGAGGGGTTGGAGGCGCACGATTGACTATATCAAAAATTTAAAAAATAGCAAAAATATTATTTATGTAAAATATGAAGACCTAGTAACCGCTCCTTATGAAATATTGGCTAAAGTTACCGACTTTCTGGGTACAGCACCTTTTGAAAAAAATCATTTTAAAAAAGGTATTTACGACAGAGACGGGGAACTTTGGAAAGCTAACACCTCTTTTGACACAAAGACATCGTTTATCTCATCTAAGTCAGTTGGTGGGTATAAAAATGTTTTATCTGATGATGAGATAAACTACATAGAGAGTATTTGTAAAAGTGAAATGGAGCTGATGGGATATAGCTTTGATACACAACCAAACAAAGGAATTATCAAAACTTTTAAAGATTTTGGAGTGGAAGCTTCAGAGCATTTAGATAAAGAGTTCAGTTCTTTAAGTGAGAATATTGAGCAAGAGATAAAGCGATATGATGCAACTGCAAATTAA
- the rffA gene encoding dTDP-4-amino-4,6-dideoxygalactose transaminase: MIPFNKPPFTGNEEKYILESMKSSKISGDGEFTKKCHKWFEEKLDCNKALLTTSCTHALEMAAILLDIQEGDEVIMPSYTFVSTANAFVLRGAKIVFVDIRPDTMNIDETKIEQAITDKTKAIVPVHYAGVACEMEAIMELANRYKLFVVEDAAQGMMSSYKGKALGTIGHLGAFSFHETKNYTSAGEGGLLIINDEKFIQRAEIIREKGTNRSLFFRGMVDKYSWVDLGSSYLMNDVSAAYLWGNLEKADEINQDRLNSWQKYYDGLKSLQSKGFLELPIIPNGCIQNAHMFYIKVKDLDERTALLEHLKENGINAVFHYVPLHSAPAGVKFGRFDGKDVYTTKESERLIRLPIYYGLSSEEITLIAKNIFEFFRV; the protein is encoded by the coding sequence ATGATACCATTTAACAAGCCGCCATTTACGGGAAATGAAGAAAAATATATTTTAGAGTCTATGAAAAGTAGTAAAATTTCAGGAGACGGAGAATTTACAAAGAAGTGCCACAAATGGTTTGAAGAAAAGCTTGATTGTAACAAAGCACTTTTGACTACTTCTTGTACTCATGCACTTGAAATGGCTGCGATTTTACTAGACATACAAGAAGGTGATGAAGTGATCATGCCATCTTATACTTTTGTAAGCACTGCAAATGCTTTTGTACTTCGAGGTGCTAAGATTGTATTTGTCGACATTCGTCCCGATACAATGAATATTGACGAAACAAAGATCGAACAAGCCATTACAGATAAAACAAAAGCGATAGTTCCCGTGCACTATGCAGGTGTGGCATGTGAAATGGAAGCTATCATGGAACTAGCGAACCGCTATAAGCTTTTTGTCGTAGAAGATGCCGCTCAGGGGATGATGAGTAGTTATAAAGGCAAAGCACTTGGGACTATAGGACATCTAGGAGCCTTTAGTTTTCATGAGACCAAAAATTACACAAGTGCAGGAGAAGGCGGACTTCTTATCATCAATGATGAAAAGTTTATTCAACGAGCAGAGATTATCAGAGAAAAAGGGACAAATAGAAGCTTGTTTTTTAGAGGTATGGTAGATAAATACTCTTGGGTAGATCTAGGAAGTAGCTATCTTATGAATGATGTGAGTGCTGCTTACCTTTGGGGAAATCTTGAAAAAGCTGATGAGATAAATCAAGATAGGCTCAATAGTTGGCAAAAGTATTATGATGGTTTAAAAAGTCTTCAAAGCAAAGGTTTTCTAGAGTTGCCTATCATTCCAAATGGGTGCATTCAAAATGCACACATGTTTTACATCAAAGTCAAAGATTTAGATGAACGAACTGCGCTGCTTGAACATTTAAAAGAAAATGGGATTAATGCCGTGTTCCATTATGTACCTCTTCACTCCGCACCGGCAGGGGTCAAGTTTGGACGCTTTGACGGCAAAGATGTTTATACTACAAAAGAGAGTGAAAGGCTGATAAGATTACCTATTTATTATGGGTTGAGCAGTGAGGAGATTACTTTGATAGCCAAAAATATATTTGAATTTTTTAGAGTTTAG